Proteins from a genomic interval of Stenotrophomonas sp. 24(2023):
- a CDS encoding methyl-accepting chemotaxis protein produces the protein MPWINNLKLMPKLLLTFGVILLVMLLQGIVAYRGLHSLNNVTTELASSRMESIRMAGEMRGMVGEYRNAAYQQLIRASDDVKAEARNRAKDVRTRMDKSIVDYPKMIDNAQQKKLFDAFAADWKGALTSYDSVTEMLELDLPDDAIDTFVGETRTKHNKATAALEALIAEDNRLARASREQASSTYSASALLMAIALLGGAVLGLVLVWLFARALVGSVRGAVSVANDVAGGKLDGHIDVSRKDEVGELMQAMQRMQRDLRERIETDAAVARENLRIRTALDYSSTGVFLSDASNTIVYANRALQQSLVQYQDEVRQDLPDFDPQASLVGRPVTVLEHGGELDASLLSNLKQNGVARRPMRYGDAQFAQVVSTIRNEEGETVGYVVEWRDRTPEALVEAEVARVIAQAAAGDLSGRIVADGKDGFFLQLAQQINGLLDANSSSIEQVSGLLAALSQGDLTVRMHGDFQGVFARMRDDANATAAQLSEIVTRIKQSSRAINSAAGEIASGNSDLSRRTEQQAANLEETAASMEELTSTVRQNAEHARQANQLAIGAQGVASQGGEVVGQVVTTMSAIEASSKKIAEIISVIDGIAFQTNILALNAAVEAARAGEQGRGFAVVASEVRTLAQRSAAAAKEIKGLIDDSVGKVSDGSALVHKAGATMGEIVASVQRVTDIMAEISAASQEQSAGIEQVNQTVVQMDETTQQNAALVEEATAAARAMEEQAGHLSDAVSVFTLEEADEVVVAAPVRPAPVARAAKPVAAAALAPRRASGGRSVAAELADGDWQEF, from the coding sequence ATGCCGTGGATCAACAACCTCAAACTGATGCCCAAGCTGCTGCTGACCTTCGGCGTCATCCTGCTGGTGATGCTGCTGCAGGGCATCGTCGCCTACCGTGGCCTGCACTCGCTGAACAACGTCACCACCGAACTGGCCAGCTCCCGCATGGAGAGCATCCGCATGGCCGGCGAGATGCGTGGCATGGTCGGTGAATACCGCAATGCCGCCTACCAGCAGTTGATCCGCGCCAGCGACGACGTGAAGGCCGAAGCGCGCAACCGCGCCAAGGACGTCCGCACGCGCATGGACAAGTCGATCGTCGACTACCCGAAGATGATCGACAACGCCCAGCAGAAGAAGCTGTTCGATGCCTTCGCCGCCGACTGGAAAGGAGCCCTGACCTCCTATGACAGCGTCACCGAAATGCTCGAACTGGACCTGCCGGACGACGCCATCGATACCTTCGTCGGCGAAACCCGCACCAAGCACAACAAGGCGACCGCAGCGCTGGAAGCGCTGATTGCCGAAGACAACCGCCTGGCCCGCGCTTCGCGCGAGCAGGCATCCTCCACCTATTCCGCCTCGGCCCTGCTGATGGCCATCGCCCTGCTCGGCGGCGCCGTGCTGGGCCTGGTGCTGGTGTGGCTGTTCGCCCGCGCCCTGGTCGGCAGCGTGCGCGGCGCGGTGTCCGTGGCCAACGATGTGGCCGGCGGCAAGCTCGATGGCCACATCGATGTCAGCCGCAAGGACGAAGTGGGCGAGCTGATGCAGGCCATGCAGCGCATGCAGCGCGACCTGCGCGAGCGCATCGAGACCGATGCCGCCGTCGCCCGCGAGAACCTGCGCATCCGCACCGCCCTGGATTACAGCTCCACCGGCGTGTTCCTCAGCGACGCCAGCAACACCATCGTCTACGCCAACCGCGCCCTGCAGCAGTCGCTGGTGCAGTACCAGGACGAGGTGCGCCAGGACCTTCCGGACTTCGATCCGCAGGCCTCGCTGGTCGGCCGCCCGGTCACCGTGCTGGAGCACGGCGGCGAACTGGACGCCTCCCTGCTGTCCAACCTGAAGCAGAACGGCGTCGCCCGCCGCCCGATGCGCTATGGCGATGCCCAGTTCGCCCAGGTGGTATCGACCATCCGCAACGAAGAAGGCGAAACCGTCGGCTACGTGGTGGAATGGCGCGACCGTACGCCCGAAGCCCTGGTCGAAGCCGAAGTGGCCCGCGTCATCGCCCAGGCCGCTGCCGGCGACCTGTCCGGCCGCATCGTGGCTGACGGCAAGGATGGCTTCTTCCTGCAGCTGGCCCAGCAGATCAATGGCCTGCTGGACGCCAACTCCAGCAGCATCGAGCAGGTCTCCGGCCTGCTGGCCGCCCTGTCGCAGGGCGACCTGACCGTGCGCATGCATGGCGACTTCCAGGGCGTGTTCGCCCGCATGCGTGACGATGCCAACGCCACCGCCGCGCAGCTGAGCGAGATCGTCACCCGCATCAAGCAGTCCAGCCGCGCGATCAACTCGGCCGCCGGCGAAATCGCCTCGGGCAACAGCGACCTGTCGCGCCGTACCGAACAGCAGGCCGCCAACCTGGAAGAAACCGCCGCCTCGATGGAGGAACTGACCTCCACCGTGCGCCAGAACGCCGAACACGCCCGCCAGGCCAACCAGCTGGCCATCGGCGCGCAGGGCGTGGCCTCGCAGGGCGGCGAGGTGGTCGGCCAGGTGGTCACCACCATGTCGGCCATCGAAGCCTCCTCGAAGAAGATCGCCGAGATCATCTCGGTCATCGACGGCATCGCCTTCCAGACCAACATCCTGGCGCTGAACGCCGCCGTCGAAGCCGCCCGTGCCGGTGAACAGGGCCGTGGCTTCGCCGTGGTCGCCAGCGAAGTGCGTACCCTCGCCCAGCGCTCGGCCGCCGCCGCCAAGGAAATCAAGGGCCTGATCGATGATTCGGTCGGCAAGGTCAGCGATGGCTCGGCCCTGGTGCACAAGGCCGGCGCCACCATGGGCGAGATCGTCGCCTCGGTGCAGCGCGTGACCGACATCATGGCCGAGATCTCCGCCGCCTCGCAGGAACAGTCCGCCGGCATCGAGCAGGTCAACCAGACCGTGGTGCAGATGGACGAGACCACCCAGCAGAACGCCGCGCTGGTGGAAGAAGCCACCGCCGCCGCGCGTGCGATGGAAGAACAGGCCGGCCACCTCAGCGATGCGGTGTCGGTGTTCACCCTGGAAGAAGCCGACGAGGTGGTGGTCGCCGCCCCGGTGCGTCCGGCGCCGGTCGCGCGTGCCGCCAAGCCGGTGGCCGCTGCCGCCCTGGCCCCGCGCCGCGCCAGCGGCGGCCGCTCGGTTGCTGCCGAACTGGCCGATGGAGACTGGCAGGAGTTCTGA
- a CDS encoding chemotaxis protein CheW — protein MNDKTHATDSSGGEYLSFTLGAEHYGVDILKVQEIRGYDAVTRVPDAPDYIKGVINLRGTIVPVIDLRLKLRLDNARYDAFTVMIVLNVDNRVVGIVVDSVSDVIPLSAEQIRPTPEFGAAVDTRFISGIGTQDDRMLILLDIETLLDSADMGQAALTEDAAA, from the coding sequence ATGAACGACAAGACCCACGCCACCGACAGCTCTGGCGGCGAGTACCTCAGCTTCACCCTTGGCGCCGAGCACTACGGCGTGGACATCCTCAAGGTCCAGGAAATCCGCGGCTACGATGCCGTCACCCGCGTACCGGACGCACCGGACTACATCAAGGGCGTGATCAACCTGCGCGGCACCATCGTGCCGGTGATCGACCTGCGCCTGAAGCTGCGCCTGGACAATGCCCGCTACGATGCCTTCACCGTGATGATCGTGCTGAACGTGGACAACCGCGTGGTCGGCATCGTGGTGGACAGCGTGTCCGATGTCATCCCGCTGTCGGCCGAGCAGATCCGCCCCACGCCCGAGTTCGGCGCCGCGGTGGACACGCGCTTCATTTCCGGCATCGGTACCCAGGACGACCGCATGCTGATCCTGCTGGACATCGAAACCCTGCTGGACAGCGCCGACATGGGCCAGGCCGCCCTTACCGAGGACGCGGCCGCCTGA
- a CDS encoding flagellar brake protein translates to MSDGHDTALSSTAADDAADERFLVRNPRQVRQLLRALIDQRSLINAHIDGRDRSFPTALLDVDEDEDQLLLDGSPHEASNRAAEQAGFLLCFAQLDRVMVRFHLQDLQRVDNEGRVAFQAPLPDELVHLQRRELYRLETPITDSPQLILPAADDRGNALAMRVVDISGGGLAVTVPADCQVFTLQKRYSAQLSIPEGPDLAVTLVVCNLLPQRLPNSTEVKRVGMRFDDLPRGGDSAIQRYIFRIDRQRSARKNGEL, encoded by the coding sequence ATGTCCGACGGCCACGACACTGCCCTTTCCTCCACCGCCGCAGACGATGCCGCGGACGAACGCTTCCTGGTCCGCAACCCGCGCCAGGTGCGCCAGCTGTTGCGGGCCCTGATCGACCAGCGCTCGCTGATCAACGCCCACATCGATGGCCGTGATCGCTCCTTCCCCACCGCCCTGCTGGACGTGGACGAGGACGAGGACCAGCTGCTGCTGGATGGCAGCCCGCACGAAGCCTCCAACCGTGCCGCCGAACAGGCCGGCTTCCTGCTTTGTTTTGCCCAGCTGGACCGGGTGATGGTGCGCTTCCACCTGCAGGACCTGCAGCGCGTGGACAACGAGGGCCGCGTCGCCTTCCAGGCCCCGCTGCCGGACGAACTGGTCCATCTGCAGCGGCGCGAACTGTACCGGCTGGAAACCCCGATCACCGATTCACCGCAGTTGATCCTGCCCGCCGCTGACGACCGCGGCAATGCGCTGGCCATGCGCGTGGTGGATATCAGTGGCGGCGGCCTGGCGGTCACGGTCCCGGCCGACTGCCAGGTGTTCACCCTGCAGAAGCGCTACAGCGCCCAGCTCTCGATTCCCGAAGGCCCGGACCTGGCCGTCACCCTGGTGGTCTGCAACCTGCTGCCGCAGCGCCTGCCCAACAGTACCGAGGTCAAGCGCGTCGGCATGCGCTTCGATGACCTGCCCCGGGGCGGGGACAGCGCCATCCAGCGCTACATCTTCCGCATCGACCGTCAGCGCAGCGCCCGCAAGAACGGCGAACTGTAG
- a CDS encoding methyl-accepting chemotaxis protein: MKWFHDLPIARKLALGFTLTTLMTLVLGIFALLRLNESNAQLADMAGNDIPSVQHLGEARSQLGEFRTFELAQLSMLDQADKVADYNKRMDATADVVRKELASYAALPASDRERALYQVVANATAAYFGANAEMRAAVAAGDGALAQQVSDEKSRPLRRKLFDDLKALGSFLDEQMAAKLDAANATHRTNVIAIITCIVLLLVLAVVLAVVISRAVTGPLGKAVQAIQAVSRGDLSVTTVATSRDEAGRMLAATGEMTAMLRRFSQETQRMAQMHAGPDISHRIPEDFPGVYGQLAAGINTVIFEHLDAIADAIDVLNQYAIGNLTPDARRLPGSRAVLHESMDAAKASLLAINTQIQQLAAAAAAGDFSQRGDADRFAHDFKLMIEQLNTMMQVADGNLGQLSHLLQAIAEGDLTARMDGQFHGVFATMRDDANTTVTQLTRIVGGIQAAARSINGAAGEIAAGNNDLSRRTEQQAANLEETAASMEELTSTVRQNAEHARQANQLAIGAQGVASQGGEVVGQVVTTMSAIEASSKKIAEIISVIDGIAFQTNILALNAAVEAARAGEQGRGFAVVASEVRTLAQRSAAAAKEIKGLIDDSVAKVGDGSALVHKAGETMGEIVASVQRVTDIMAEISAASQEQSAGIEQVNQTVVQMDETTQQNAALVEEATAAARAMEEQAVQLTEAVAIFRLAGQPVATVVAAPLAAVPAPATLARRPAPAARPAMPVRAARAAQPALASESDWQEF; encoded by the coding sequence ATGAAGTGGTTCCACGACCTGCCCATCGCCCGCAAGCTGGCGCTTGGCTTCACCCTCACCACCCTGATGACCCTCGTCCTGGGCATCTTCGCCCTGCTGCGCCTGAACGAGTCCAATGCCCAGCTGGCCGACATGGCCGGCAATGACATCCCCTCGGTACAGCACCTGGGCGAAGCGCGCTCGCAGCTGGGTGAGTTCCGCACCTTTGAACTGGCCCAGCTGAGCATGCTGGACCAGGCCGACAAGGTGGCCGACTACAACAAGCGCATGGATGCCACTGCCGATGTCGTGCGCAAGGAGCTGGCCAGCTATGCCGCGCTGCCGGCCAGCGACAGGGAACGTGCGCTGTACCAGGTGGTGGCCAATGCCACGGCGGCCTACTTCGGCGCCAACGCGGAAATGCGTGCTGCCGTGGCCGCCGGCGATGGCGCATTGGCCCAGCAGGTCTCGGATGAGAAGTCGCGCCCGCTGCGCCGCAAGCTGTTCGACGACCTCAAGGCACTGGGCAGCTTCCTCGACGAGCAGATGGCCGCCAAGCTGGACGCCGCCAACGCCACCCACCGCACCAATGTCATCGCCATCATCACCTGCATCGTCCTGCTGCTGGTGCTGGCCGTCGTGCTGGCCGTGGTGATCTCGCGTGCGGTCACCGGACCGCTGGGCAAGGCCGTGCAGGCCATCCAGGCGGTCTCGCGCGGCGACCTGAGCGTCACCACCGTGGCCACCAGCCGCGATGAGGCCGGGCGCATGCTTGCCGCCACCGGCGAGATGACCGCGATGCTGCGCCGGTTCTCGCAGGAAACCCAGCGGATGGCGCAGATGCACGCCGGCCCGGACATCAGCCACCGCATCCCGGAAGACTTCCCCGGCGTTTACGGGCAGCTGGCCGCTGGCATCAACACCGTCATCTTCGAACACCTGGATGCCATCGCCGATGCCATCGATGTGCTCAACCAGTACGCCATCGGCAACCTCACCCCGGATGCCCGCCGCCTGCCGGGCAGCCGTGCGGTACTGCACGAATCGATGGATGCCGCCAAGGCCAGCCTGCTGGCCATCAACACCCAGATCCAGCAGCTGGCCGCCGCCGCGGCCGCGGGCGATTTCAGCCAGCGCGGCGATGCCGATCGTTTCGCCCACGATTTCAAGCTGATGATCGAGCAGCTCAACACCATGATGCAGGTGGCCGATGGCAACCTGGGCCAGCTGTCGCACCTGCTGCAGGCCATTGCCGAAGGCGACCTGACCGCACGTATGGACGGCCAGTTCCACGGCGTGTTCGCCACCATGCGCGACGATGCCAACACCACGGTCACCCAGCTGACCCGCATCGTCGGCGGCATCCAGGCCGCGGCACGCAGCATCAACGGCGCTGCTGGCGAGATCGCTGCCGGCAACAACGACCTCTCGCGCCGTACCGAACAGCAGGCCGCCAACCTGGAAGAAACCGCCGCCTCGATGGAGGAACTGACCTCCACCGTGCGCCAGAACGCCGAACACGCCCGCCAGGCCAACCAGCTGGCCATCGGCGCGCAGGGCGTGGCCTCGCAGGGCGGCGAGGTAGTCGGCCAGGTGGTCACCACCATGTCGGCCATCGAAGCCTCCTCGAAGAAGATTGCCGAGATCATCTCGGTCATCGACGGCATCGCCTTCCAGACCAACATCCTGGCGCTGAACGCCGCCGTCGAAGCCGCCCGTGCCGGTGAACAGGGCCGCGGCTTCGCCGTGGTCGCCAGCGAAGTGCGTACCCTCGCCCAGCGCTCGGCCGCCGCCGCCAAGGAGATCAAGGGCCTGATCGATGATTCGGTGGCCAAGGTCGGCGACGGTTCCGCCCTGGTGCACAAGGCCGGCGAAACCATGGGCGAGATCGTCGCCTCGGTACAGCGCGTGACCGACATCATGGCCGAGATCTCCGCCGCCTCGCAGGAGCAGTCCGCCGGCATCGAGCAGGTCAACCAGACCGTGGTGCAGATGGACGAGACCACCCAGCAGAACGCCGCGCTGGTGGAAGAAGCCACCGCCGCCGCGCGTGCGATGGAAGAACAGGCCGTGCAGCTGACCGAGGCCGTGGCGATCTTCCGCCTGGCGGGCCAGCCGGTGGCCACCGTCGTTGCCGCGCCCCTGGCCGCCGTGCCGGCACCGGCGACCCTCGCGCGCCGGCCCGCCCCGGCGGCGCGCCCGGCCATGCCCGTGCGTGCCGCCCGCGCTGCTCAGCCGGCACTGGCAAGCGAGAGCGACTGGCAGGAGTTCTGA
- a CDS encoding chemotaxis protein CheA — protein MSMDLQRFHATFFEESREGLDAMEAGLLALESGQQDAEIINSVFRAAHSIKGGAGTFGFDAIASLTHVLETLLDELRAGKRALEPAAVDAMLASVDVLRALLREAEHGQPADPAAVAAVKARLEAVLSGQAAPGAPAAAAAKVDDTPEAWQIGFVPAPSLFMSGNDPLRIIRELEHLGALQVAARMERLPGFSQLDPLEAHLAWDLGLVGKVPRSKIEDTFAWVVDDCELDIRPAAPPSLATQAPPVTAPAPAAGPAAAAPAAPAAAAGNHEAETSIRVSVDKVDALINLVGELVITQAMLKQVSNAIDPVHAERLFAGLDLLERNTRDLQEAVIGVRMLPVDAVFRRFPRLVRDLSTRLGKQVRLRTVGEGTELDKGLIEKIADPLVHLVRNSIDHGLEMPDVRRDAGKDETGTITLAASHQGGHIVIEVSDDGRGLNRDKILAKALERGLSVPDNPTDAQVWDLIFQPGFSTADAVTDLSGRGVGMDVVRRNIQALGGEVQLESQSGNGTRVLIRLPLTLAILDGMTVAVAGETLILPLAYVLEALQPQAEDIRTMAGDGRVLRVRGEYLPILSLSEYYGYGERAPGSESLVVVVEGDGQKIALEVDELVGQQQVVVKNIENNYRRIGGVSGATILGDGRVALIVDIGGLVRSLRVPQAA, from the coding sequence ATGAGCATGGACCTGCAACGCTTCCACGCCACCTTCTTTGAAGAGAGCCGCGAAGGGCTCGATGCAATGGAGGCCGGCCTGCTGGCCCTGGAATCGGGGCAGCAGGATGCGGAGATCATCAACTCGGTGTTCCGCGCGGCCCACTCCATCAAGGGCGGCGCCGGCACCTTCGGCTTCGATGCGATCGCCAGCCTGACCCATGTGCTGGAAACGCTGCTGGATGAGCTGCGTGCCGGCAAGCGTGCCCTGGAACCGGCGGCGGTGGATGCCATGCTGGCCTCGGTGGACGTGCTGCGTGCCTTGCTGCGCGAGGCCGAGCACGGCCAGCCGGCCGACCCGGCTGCCGTTGCTGCGGTGAAGGCACGCCTGGAAGCCGTGCTGTCCGGCCAGGCTGCCCCCGGCGCGCCGGCCGCTGCGGCCGCCAAGGTCGATGACACGCCCGAAGCCTGGCAGATCGGCTTCGTGCCGGCGCCGTCGCTGTTCATGAGCGGCAATGATCCGCTGCGCATCATCCGCGAACTGGAACACCTCGGTGCGCTGCAGGTGGCTGCGCGCATGGAACGCCTGCCCGGCTTCAGCCAGCTTGATCCGCTCGAAGCCCACCTGGCGTGGGATCTGGGGCTGGTCGGCAAGGTGCCGCGCAGCAAGATCGAAGATACCTTCGCCTGGGTGGTGGATGACTGCGAACTGGACATCCGTCCGGCCGCGCCGCCGAGCCTGGCGACCCAGGCACCGCCGGTCACTGCACCGGCACCTGCCGCCGGCCCCGCTGCTGCGGCACCTGCCGCGCCGGCCGCCGCAGCCGGCAACCATGAGGCGGAAACCTCCATCCGCGTCAGCGTCGACAAGGTCGACGCCCTGATCAACCTGGTGGGCGAACTGGTCATCACCCAGGCCATGCTCAAGCAGGTCTCCAATGCCATCGACCCGGTCCATGCCGAGCGCCTGTTCGCCGGCCTGGACCTGCTCGAACGCAATACCCGCGACCTGCAGGAAGCCGTCATCGGCGTGCGCATGCTGCCGGTGGATGCGGTGTTCCGCCGCTTCCCGCGCCTGGTCCGCGACCTGTCCACCCGGCTGGGCAAGCAGGTACGCCTGCGCACCGTCGGCGAAGGCACCGAGCTGGACAAGGGCCTGATCGAAAAGATCGCCGACCCGCTGGTGCACCTGGTGCGCAACTCGATCGACCACGGCCTGGAAATGCCGGACGTGCGCCGCGACGCCGGCAAGGACGAGACCGGCACCATCACCCTGGCCGCATCGCACCAGGGTGGCCACATCGTGATTGAAGTCAGCGACGATGGCCGCGGCCTGAACCGCGACAAGATCCTGGCCAAGGCGCTCGAGCGCGGCCTGAGCGTGCCGGACAACCCCACCGATGCCCAGGTATGGGACCTGATCTTCCAGCCCGGCTTCTCCACCGCCGATGCCGTCACGGATCTGTCCGGGCGCGGCGTGGGCATGGACGTGGTCCGCCGCAACATCCAGGCGCTGGGTGGCGAAGTGCAGCTGGAAAGCCAGTCCGGCAACGGCACCCGCGTGCTGATCCGGCTGCCGCTGACGCTGGCCATCCTTGATGGCATGACCGTGGCCGTGGCCGGTGAAACCCTGATCCTGCCGCTGGCCTACGTGCTGGAAGCCCTGCAGCCGCAGGCCGAGGACATCCGCACCATGGCCGGCGACGGCCGCGTACTGCGCGTGCGTGGCGAGTACCTGCCGATCCTCTCGCTCAGCGAGTACTACGGCTACGGCGAGCGCGCCCCCGGCAGCGAATCGCTGGTGGTCGTGGTCGAAGGCGACGGCCAGAAGATCGCGCTGGAAGTGGACGAACTGGTCGGCCAGCAGCAGGTCGTGGTCAAGAACATCGAGAACAACTACCGCCGCATCGGCGGCGTGTCCGGCGCCACCATCCTCGGCGATGGCCGGGTGGCACTGATCGTGGACATCGGCGGCCTGGTCCGCTCGCTGCGGGTACCGCAGGCCGCCTGA
- a CDS encoding response regulator, whose product MSARILVVDDSASMRQMVSFALTSAGFAVEEAEDGAVALTRAKGQRFNAVVTDVNMPNMDGIALIRELRQLADYKFTPLLMLTTESAADKKSEGKAAGATGWLVKPFNPEQLVATVQKVLG is encoded by the coding sequence ATGAGCGCACGTATCTTGGTGGTGGACGATTCGGCGTCGATGCGCCAGATGGTCTCTTTCGCCCTCACCTCGGCCGGTTTTGCCGTCGAAGAAGCCGAAGACGGCGCGGTCGCGCTCACTCGCGCCAAGGGCCAGCGCTTCAACGCGGTGGTGACCGACGTCAACATGCCCAACATGGATGGCATCGCCCTGATCCGTGAACTGCGCCAGCTGGCCGACTACAAGTTCACCCCGCTGCTGATGCTGACCACCGAATCGGCGGCAGACAAGAAATCCGAAGGCAAGGCCGCCGGCGCCACCGGCTGGCTGGTCAAGCCGTTCAACCCCGAACAGCTGGTCGCCACCGTGCAGAAAGTGCTGGGCTGA
- a CDS encoding STAS domain-containing protein, translating to MSTVELGEDLGIEASTELKNRLAPLLEQAGALTLDASQVGRIHTAAVQVLCAFVQARRNAGLDTAFQGCTATFRDAARLLGVTQALGLDVPHDNLKSVENAA from the coding sequence ATGAGCACTGTCGAACTGGGTGAAGACCTTGGCATCGAGGCCAGCACCGAGCTCAAGAACCGCCTGGCCCCCCTGCTGGAACAGGCCGGCGCACTGACCCTGGACGCAAGCCAGGTCGGTCGCATCCACACTGCCGCCGTGCAGGTGCTGTGCGCCTTCGTGCAGGCCCGCCGCAACGCGGGGCTGGACACCGCCTTCCAGGGTTGCACCGCAACCTTCCGTGACGCCGCGCGACTGCTGGGCGTCACCCAGGCCCTGGGCCTGGACGTACCCCATGACAACCTGAAATCTGTGGAGAACGCTGCATGA
- a CDS encoding chemotaxis protein CheW: protein MSTVGALDDYLEALLGDAAAAAPATPAAPDRAPAQASSVPGDTPELEAAFEDALAAMQAPAAVAMSEPARSVPGDTPELEAAFEEALAAMQAPAAVAMSEPARSVPGDTPELEAAFEEAFAAAQQAAAPAVEREPTWDDLPDEVLHETAPVVAAAAAPAREPTWDDLPDEVIFETAPGDSSTLTHADSPGLQAAFDVAAGVAAPVAAAPAAAPAAPLRPVAPAARAQPARPAPAVPAQEAPGRPSSWQELQAQNTRPASSPHPQGRRAGERTSRWLRLRCGSQAYALELLKVQEVVLPVPLLPLRGTAPAMLGIMNLRGQVVPVIDLGLHLGTSPAAEDAQTRIVVLEEDGETLGLRVSAVEDVANLTDSQIEPPDTARICQISNDIFRGVARVTQRPMILLDATRLLN, encoded by the coding sequence ATGAGTACCGTCGGCGCGCTGGACGATTACCTGGAAGCCCTGCTCGGCGACGCGGCAGCGGCCGCCCCTGCCACACCCGCTGCACCGGACCGCGCACCCGCGCAGGCCAGCAGCGTGCCGGGGGATACGCCCGAACTGGAAGCCGCATTCGAGGACGCTCTGGCTGCGATGCAGGCACCTGCCGCCGTGGCCATGAGTGAACCCGCGCGCAGCGTGCCCGGCGACACGCCCGAACTGGAAGCCGCGTTCGAGGAAGCTCTCGCTGCGATGCAGGCACCTGCCGCCGTGGCCATGAGTGAACCTGCGCGCAGCGTGCCCGGCGACACGCCCGAACTGGAGGCCGCCTTCGAAGAAGCCTTCGCCGCCGCGCAGCAGGCCGCCGCACCGGCCGTCGAACGCGAACCCACCTGGGACGACCTGCCCGATGAGGTGCTGCACGAAACCGCGCCCGTCGTCGCGGCAGCGGCAGCACCGGCACGCGAGCCAACCTGGGACGATCTGCCCGACGAAGTGATCTTCGAGACCGCGCCGGGCGACAGCAGCACGCTGACCCATGCCGACAGCCCGGGCCTGCAGGCCGCGTTCGACGTCGCCGCCGGCGTCGCCGCACCCGTGGCAGCCGCGCCTGCAGCGGCCCCGGCCGCGCCGCTGCGCCCTGTCGCTCCTGCCGCCCGCGCACAGCCGGCGCGTCCCGCACCGGCCGTCCCCGCGCAGGAGGCCCCGGGCCGCCCGTCCAGCTGGCAGGAACTGCAGGCCCAGAACACCCGTCCGGCCAGCAGCCCGCACCCGCAGGGCCGCCGCGCCGGTGAGCGCACCTCGCGCTGGCTGCGCCTGCGCTGCGGCAGCCAGGCCTACGCACTGGAGCTGCTGAAGGTGCAGGAAGTGGTCCTGCCCGTGCCGCTGCTGCCCCTGCGCGGCACCGCCCCGGCCATGCTGGGCATCATGAACCTGCGTGGCCAGGTGGTGCCAGTGATCGACCTCGGCCTGCACCTGGGCACCTCCCCGGCCGCCGAAGATGCGCAGACCCGCATCGTGGTACTGGAAGAGGATGGCGAGACCCTGGGGCTGCGTGTCTCGGCGGTGGAAGATGTCGCCAACCTCACCGATTCGCAGATCGAACCGCCCGATACCGCGCGCATCTGCCAGATCTCCAACGATATCTTCCGCGGCGTGGCCCGCGTCACCCAGCGGCCGATGATCCTGCTCGACGCCACCCGGCTGTTGAATTGA
- a CDS encoding ParA family protein, whose product MRIWAVANQKGGVGKTTTTLALGRGLAAAGHRVLLIDLDPHASLTRAFGVAAEPPPPGVLDLFATPPAELATLRQPSAIPGLDHVCAQPALATLERRSANQPGLGLALQNALARHQGQHDYILLDCAPTLGLLMINALAAADRLIIPTQAEPLALHGLDGMVRTGEMVERSRRRPLPISILPTLFDRRTRTGNESVRAMQDRHGSRVWEDAIPVDTRISNAAGLTQPVLGDDYPGRGLAAYRRALNWVLAEDARVPEQEAA is encoded by the coding sequence ATGCGCATCTGGGCAGTCGCCAACCAGAAGGGCGGCGTTGGCAAGACCACGACCACCCTGGCCCTCGGCCGCGGCCTGGCCGCCGCTGGCCACCGCGTGCTGTTGATCGATCTGGATCCGCATGCATCGCTGACGCGGGCATTCGGCGTCGCCGCCGAACCGCCCCCGCCGGGTGTACTGGACCTGTTCGCCACGCCGCCGGCGGAGCTGGCCACGCTGCGCCAGCCCAGCGCGATCCCGGGCCTGGACCATGTGTGCGCGCAGCCGGCGCTGGCCACCCTGGAACGCCGCAGCGCCAACCAGCCGGGGCTGGGCCTGGCGCTGCAGAACGCGCTGGCCCGCCATCAGGGCCAGCACGACTACATCCTGCTGGACTGCGCACCGACGCTGGGCCTGCTGATGATCAACGCCCTGGCCGCCGCCGACCGCCTGATCATCCCGACCCAGGCCGAGCCGCTGGCCCTGCACGGCCTGGACGGCATGGTGCGTACCGGTGAAATGGTCGAACGCTCGCGCCGCCGCCCGCTGCCGATCTCGATCCTGCCCACGCTGTTCGACCGCCGCACCCGTACCGGCAACGAATCGGTGCGCGCGATGCAGGACCGCCACGGCAGCCGGGTCTGGGAAGACGCCATTCCGGTGGATACCCGCATCAGCAACGCGGCCGGCCTGACCCAGCCGGTGCTGGGCGATGATTACCCGGGCCGCGGCCTGGCCGCCTACCGCCGTGCGCTGAACTGGGTACTGGCCGAAGACGCGCGGGTACCGGAACAGGAGGCGGCATGA